A single window of Liolophura sinensis isolate JHLJ2023 chromosome 6, CUHK_Ljap_v2, whole genome shotgun sequence DNA harbors:
- the LOC135468727 gene encoding WD repeat-containing protein 20-like — protein MAAQSEGGGKDDIRTHFSTREGTYKLMPLSEYSRPTRVAFNGQANTPVRVSFINVNDGSPAPDRICFNAGRELYFYVYKGVRKAADLTKPIDKRAYRGTFPTCHDFNKFNLTSDSVLLLVGFTAGQIQLIDPIKKELSKLCNEERLIDKTKVTCIKWIPASPNQFLVSHASGHMYVYNEEMPCGTTPPHYQPFKQGEGYSITTCKTKSTRNPLYRWVVGHGAINEFAFSPCGKYLAVVGQDGYLRVFNYDSMDLVGTMKSYFGGLLCVCWSPDGKFIVTGGEDDLVTVWCVQEKRVVCRGEGHRSWVNVVAFDMFTSCVPPQDCDFSATEEDGAHTAKNSSNHTSPPKEHQANNVSAQRAGTSSANRNSGDGQSLKLTSYRFGSVGQDTMLCLWDLTEDVIRTPVGRTRTSTLISQNAFGLPARSNSLPHSQKVNCVSKDSVYMDGNIPAAPNALNITPKFATLSLGEKKDKDNHDKKEHKRNFSLASRSSDKVNLMKANHVRPVDESIKLLGTPACPRLDDIPVLEPLICKKVAHERLTSLVFREECIVTACQEGCVYTWARPGKVCSCSEEYDGSQVESSYW, from the exons ATGGCGGCGCAGAGTGAGGGAGGTGGTAAGGACGATATAAGGACGCATTTTAGTACTCGGGAAGGAACTTATAAATTGATGCCACTCTCTGAATACTCTAGGCCAACTAGAGTTGCCTTTAATGGACAAGCTAACACCCCCGTGCGGGTCTCTTTCATTAATGTCAACGACGGTTCTCCTGCGCCAGATAGGATATGTTTCAATGCCGGAAGAGAACTCTATTTCTATGTGTACAAGGGGGTCAGAAAG GCTGCAGATCTGACCAAGCCAATAGATAAGCGGGCGTATCGTGGCACATTCCCAACATGTCATGACTTTAACAAGTTCAACCTGACCAGTGACAGCGTTTTACTCTTGGTCGGCTTTACTGCTGGACAGATACAGCTGATTGACCCCATCAAAAAAGAACTCAGCAAGCTCTGTAACGAAGAG AGACTGATAGACAAGACAAAAGTGACATGTATCAAGTGGATCCCAGCCTCCCCAAACCAGTTCCTAGTGTCTCATGCCAGCggtcacatgtatgtatacaatgaGGAAATGCCATGTGGAACCACGCCCCCTCACTACCAGCCGTTCAAACAGGGTGAAGGCTACTCTATAACCACATGCAAAACTAAGAGCACTAGAAACCCACTCTATCGCTGGGTTGTGGGACATGGTGCTATCAACGAGTTTGCGTTTTCCCCGTGCGGGAAGTACCTGGCTGTGGTGGGCCAGGACGGGTATCTGCGCGTCTTTAATTACGACTCTATGGACCTTGTGGGCACAATGAAGAGTTACTTTGGGGGTCTGTTGTGTGTGTGCTGGTCGCCGGATGGGAAATTCATCGTGACTGGCGGTGAAGATGACCTGGTGACAGTCTGGTGTGTCCAGGAAAAACGGGTCGTGTGTCGGGGTGAAGGTCATAGGTCATGGGTCAACGTGGTGGCCTTTGACATGTTCACCTCCTGTGTTCCCCCTCAAGACTGTGATTTTTCTGCTACGGAAGAGGATGGTGCTCATACCGCTAAAAACTCTAGTAACCATACGTCACCTCCAAAAGAGCATCAAGCGAATAACGTGTCAGCCCAGCGGGCTGGGACGTCAAGCGCAAATCGTAACTCCGGGGACGGGCAGTCCCTCAAACTAACATCTTACCGATTCGGTTCTGTGGGGCAGGATACAATGTTGTGTCTCTGGGACCTGACGGAGGATGTTATACGAACTCCTGTCGGGCGAACACGCACAAGTACATTGATCAGTCAGAATGCGTTTGGCTTACCTGCGCGCAGCAACAGCCTGCCGCACTCGCAGAAAGTGAACTGTGTTTCAAAAGATAGTGTATATATGGATGGAAATATACCAGCTGCTCCAAACGCCTTAAACATTACTCCTAAGTTTGCTACATTGTCTCTGGGCGAAAAGAAAGACAAAGATAACCACGACAAAAAGGAGCATAAGAGGAACTTCAGTTTGGCTAGCAGAAGTAGTGACAAAGTTAACCTAATGAAGGCCAACCATGTTCGTCCTGTGGATGAATCTATCAAACTATTAGGCACTCCAGCCTGCCCTCGGCTAGACGATATACCTGTGTTAGAACCTCTTATCTGTAAAAAGGTGGCCCATGAGCGGCTGACATCTTTAGTGTTTAGGGAGGAATGTATAGTGACAGCCTGCCAAGAGGGCTGTGTTTATACATGGGCTAGACCGGGAAAAGTG